One genomic segment of Fervidobacterium pennivorans includes these proteins:
- a CDS encoding DDE-type integrase/transposase/recombinase, protein MNNSTLSCPKCGSTSLYKNGHDKYGNQQFLCKLCHHSFKLSHSHKRKNFSFPYPKCTSCGKSMQIYKVRRSFVVFRCRTRHTKDRVPFNLPEPVTFIPEKFKYFRFPIYFILKAFVLYMKHNMSYRSLAHSLNIKVSHVTIYKWVIKLCTLFSVLFPTFTIENVFSVHADETVLVFKEQKYYVWLLVDHETNLILCWHVSKYRDMGQVKVLLEKFFGNSKPKNIELITDGLGAYESAVKLLFRNINHVVVPLGKNMCESKFSLLKDFFRLKRGLKNTKNLAKYIQGFCVVKNLWKMHNGNLILSQLHSFITTS, encoded by the coding sequence ATGAACAACTCAACGCTCTCTTGTCCTAAATGCGGTTCTACCAGCTTGTACAAAAACGGTCATGACAAATACGGTAACCAACAATTCCTTTGCAAACTCTGCCATCATTCTTTCAAACTTTCCCATTCTCACAAACGCAAAAACTTCTCTTTCCCTTATCCCAAATGCACTTCTTGTGGTAAATCTATGCAAATTTACAAAGTCCGTCGCTCTTTCGTTGTCTTCCGTTGTAGAACCCGTCATACCAAAGATAGAGTACCTTTTAACCTCCCCGAACCAGTCACTTTTATTCCTGAGAAATTTAAATATTTCCGTTTTCCTATCTACTTCATCTTAAAAGCTTTCGTTTTGTATATGAAACACAATATGTCTTATCGCTCTCTTGCTCATTCTCTTAATATCAAAGTATCTCATGTCACCATATACAAATGGGTTATTAAATTGTGTACTTTATTCTCTGTACTTTTTCCAACATTTACCATCGAAAATGTTTTCTCAGTTCATGCTGATGAAACTGTTCTTGTGTTCAAAGAACAAAAGTACTATGTTTGGCTATTAGTTGATCACGAAACTAACTTAATTCTTTGTTGGCATGTCTCAAAGTATCGTGATATGGGACAAGTCAAAGTGTTGCTCGAGAAGTTCTTTGGTAATTCAAAACCTAAAAACATTGAACTTATTACTGATGGACTTGGTGCATATGAAAGTGCAGTAAAGCTGTTGTTTAGAAATATCAATCACGTAGTAGTACCGCTCGGTAAAAACATGTGTGAATCTAAGTTTTCATTACTGAAAGACTTTTTCCGACTCAAGCGAGGGCTGAAGAATACGAAGAATTTAGCGAAATATATTCAAGGATTTTGTGTAGTGAAGAATCTTTGGAAAATGCACAATGGTAATCTCATTCTTTCACAACTGCATTCTTTCATCACTACAAGTTAA
- the dapA gene encoding 4-hydroxy-tetrahydrodipicolinate synthase: protein MFHGVGTAIVTPFINGEVDYESYERIVRWQVENGVSAIIVAGTTGEGATLTAEERERLTALTKEICEGKAQVIVGTGTNDTKKTLELSLSAQKFGADAVLIVTPYYNKPTQEGLYAHYKYLSERLDVPIIIYNVPSRTGVNISPETVARLAVECRNIKAIKEANPDVAQSDEIYRLTKDLDFYIYSGNDDRAFHMICAGAKGVISVASNVVPARMVEMVNAIFSGDISKALKIHMELIPLFKALFIETNPLPVKAAMHLMRLLNNEFRLPLVPPKESTVEKLRGILKEIVLTCSDERV from the coding sequence ATGTTTCACGGGGTTGGAACTGCGATAGTAACACCGTTCATTAACGGTGAGGTTGATTACGAAAGTTATGAAAGGATTGTGAGATGGCAGGTTGAAAATGGTGTAAGTGCTATCATCGTTGCTGGAACAACAGGAGAAGGTGCTACTTTGACAGCTGAAGAAAGAGAACGTTTAACAGCGTTAACAAAGGAAATTTGCGAAGGTAAGGCTCAAGTTATTGTTGGAACCGGGACCAATGATACGAAAAAGACTTTGGAACTCTCTTTAAGTGCTCAAAAGTTTGGTGCAGATGCCGTACTAATAGTTACTCCTTACTACAACAAACCCACACAAGAAGGTCTTTATGCACACTACAAGTATCTATCAGAACGCCTGGATGTCCCAATTATCATCTACAACGTTCCCTCCCGAACCGGTGTGAATATATCTCCTGAGACCGTGGCACGCTTGGCAGTGGAGTGTCGAAATATAAAAGCGATAAAGGAAGCTAACCCTGATGTTGCTCAATCCGATGAGATTTACAGACTGACAAAGGACCTTGATTTCTACATCTACTCTGGGAACGATGACAGAGCATTCCATATGATATGCGCAGGTGCCAAGGGAGTTATTTCTGTAGCCTCGAACGTTGTTCCCGCTCGGATGGTAGAGATGGTCAATGCAATCTTTTCAGGTGACATCTCAAAAGCCCTCAAAATTCACATGGAGCTCATCCCATTGTTCAAAGCCCTTTTCATAGAAACCAATCCACTTCCTGTTAAAGCGGCTATGCACTTGATGAGATTACTCAACAACGAGTTTAGACTACCGCTTGTTCCTCCAAAGGAATCAACTGTGGAAAAATTGAGGGGGATTCTTAAGGAGATAGTGTTAACTTGTAGTGATGAAAGAGTGTAA
- a CDS encoding 4-hydroxy-tetrahydrodipicolinate reductase, protein MRYGLVGANGKMGVEIQSYFSSLGDLCVLRKDRGVLEEIERPQVIIDFSSPDAVFETVELCRKYSCGLVIGTTALTEEHFSRLKELSEHVPVVQSYNFSTGIAILKRIIKEYASYFEDWDAAMVEIHHNQKKDAPSGTAKMLKQALGREIPISSIRVGGIFGEHTLIFSNSGETVEITHRALSRRAFVIGVRNAALFVLGKEKGFFSYDDVLESAQAR, encoded by the coding sequence ATAAGATACGGTTTAGTGGGTGCAAACGGGAAGATGGGTGTGGAAATTCAAAGTTATTTCTCTTCGTTAGGTGATTTATGCGTTTTGAGAAAAGATAGAGGGGTTCTTGAAGAAATTGAGCGACCGCAAGTAATAATTGATTTTTCATCACCTGATGCTGTTTTTGAAACAGTTGAACTGTGCAGAAAATACAGCTGTGGACTTGTGATAGGTACAACCGCGCTAACCGAAGAACATTTTTCAAGATTGAAAGAACTATCAGAACATGTTCCCGTGGTTCAAAGTTATAACTTTTCAACAGGAATCGCTATCTTAAAAAGAATTATAAAGGAATATGCGAGCTATTTCGAAGATTGGGACGCAGCTATGGTTGAAATTCATCATAACCAGAAAAAGGATGCTCCATCCGGGACTGCCAAGATGCTTAAGCAAGCTTTGGGCAGGGAGATACCAATAAGCTCTATAAGAGTTGGTGGAATCTTTGGTGAACATACGTTGATTTTTTCTAACTCAGGTGAAACTGTTGAAATTACGCATAGAGCTTTATCAAGAAGGGCGTTTGTGATAGGTGTAAGAAATGCTGCACTGTTTGTTCTGGGAAAAGAAAAGGGCTTTTTTAGCTACGATGACGTTTTGGAATCTGCGCAAGCCAGATAA
- the dapD gene encoding 2,3,4,5-tetrahydropyridine-2,6-dicarboxylate N-acetyltransferase has product MVFKKSARELTSEEIIEIIAKSKKRDLVRVYISGRLDSVDFSKYKSEEFEFDFVVGKDFGVLFGDFEAISQVLRNEGIEKYKVEYIARNSAIPLADISRFNARIEPGAIIRELVEIGDRAVVMMGAVINIGAVIGEGTMIDMNAVIGARARIGKYCHIGAGTVVAGVVEPPSATPVVIEDYVLVGANAVILEGVRIGHHAVVAAGAVVVNNVEPYTVVAGVPAKVIKKVDEKTANKTQILESLREINK; this is encoded by the coding sequence ATGGTTTTTAAAAAGAGTGCAAGAGAATTAACAAGTGAAGAAATTATCGAGATTATTGCGAAAAGCAAGAAAAGGGACCTGGTAAGGGTGTACATTTCAGGAAGATTAGATAGTGTTGATTTTAGCAAGTACAAATCTGAAGAATTTGAATTTGATTTCGTTGTCGGGAAAGATTTTGGAGTACTATTTGGGGATTTTGAAGCCATCTCACAGGTGCTTAGAAATGAAGGAATTGAAAAATACAAAGTGGAGTACATTGCTAGGAATTCAGCAATTCCGCTGGCAGATATATCCCGATTCAACGCGAGGATAGAGCCAGGTGCAATTATCCGCGAGCTCGTTGAAATTGGTGACAGGGCTGTTGTAATGATGGGGGCTGTTATAAATATTGGCGCTGTAATCGGTGAGGGGACAATGATTGACATGAACGCTGTAATTGGTGCACGGGCCCGAATTGGAAAGTATTGTCATATAGGTGCTGGTACTGTTGTGGCAGGCGTTGTTGAACCACCAAGTGCTACACCTGTTGTCATTGAGGACTATGTGCTCGTTGGGGCGAACGCTGTGATTTTGGAAGGCGTAAGAATAGGACATCATGCCGTTGTTGCCGCCGGTGCGGTTGTTGTTAATAATGTGGAGCCTTACACTGTTGTTGCAGGCGTTCCAGCTAAGGTAATCAAAAAAGTTGATGAAAAGACAGCTAATAAGACACAAATTTTGGAAAGTCTCAGAGAAATTAACAAGTAA
- a CDS encoding DDE-type integrase/transposase/recombinase — protein MNNSTLSCPKCDSTSLYKNGHDKYGNQQFLCKACHHSFKLSHSHKRKNFSFPYPKCTSCGKSMQIYKVRRSFVVFRCRACRTKDRVPFNLPEPVTLIPEKFKYFRFPIFFVLKAFVLYMKHNMSYRSLAHSLNIKVSHVTIYKWVIKLCTLFSVLFPTFTIENVFSVHADETVLVFKEQKYYVWLLVDHETNLILCWHVSKYRDMGQVKVLLEKFFGNSKPRNIELITDGLGAYESAVKLLFRNINHVVVPLGKNNQCESKFSLLKDFFRLKRGLKNTKNLAKYIQGFCVVKNLWKTHNGNINLILSHLHSFITTS, from the coding sequence ATGAACAACTCAACACTCTCTTGTCCCAAATGCGATTCCACCAGCCTATACAAAAACGGTCACGACAAATACGGTAACCAACAATTCCTTTGCAAAGCCTGCCATCATTCTTTCAAACTTTCCCATTCTCACAAACGCAAAAACTTCTCTTTCCCTTATCCCAAATGCACTTCTTGTGGTAAATCTATGCAAATTTACAAAGTCCGTCGCTCTTTCGTTGTCTTCCGTTGTAGAGCTTGTCGTACCAAAGATAGAGTACCTTTTAACCTCCCCGAACCAGTCACCCTTATTCCTGAGAAATTTAAATATTTCCGCTTCCCTATCTTTTTCGTCTTAAAGGCTTTTGTTTTGTATATGAAACACAATATGTCTTATCGCTCTCTTGCTCATTCTCTTAATATCAAAGTATCTCATGTCACCATATACAAATGGGTTATTAAATTGTGTACTTTATTCTCTGTACTTTTTCCAACATTTACCATCGAAAATGTTTTCTCAGTTCATGCTGATGAAACTGTTCTTGTGTTCAAAGAACAAAAGTACTATGTTTGGCTATTAGTTGATCACGAAACTAACTTAATTCTTTGTTGGCATGTCTCAAAGTATCGTGATATGGGACAAGTCAAAGTATTGCTCGAGAAGTTCTTTGGTAATTCAAAACCTAGAAACATTGAACTTATTACTGATGGACTTGGTGCATATGAAAGTGCAGTAAAGCTGTTGTTCAGAAATATCAATCACGTAGTGGTACCGCTCGGTAAAAACAATCAATGTGAATCTAAGTTTTCATTGTTGAAAGACTTTTTCCGACTCAAGCGAGGGCTGAAGAATACGAAGAATTTAGCGAAATATATTCAAGGATTTTGTGTAGTGAAGAATCTTTGGAAAACGCACAATGGTAATATCAATCTCATTCTTTCACACTTACACTCTTTCATCACTACAAGTTAA
- a CDS encoding aspartate kinase: MKRQLIRHKFWKVSEKLTSKIFKEQVGEEKLAKDIIQNRIVVQKYGGSSVADPDRIRNVARRIAKKVQEGYKVVTVVSAMGKTTDSLISLAKSVSSKPDERELDMLLTTGEQASCALVAMALKDLGVNAISLNAFQVKILTTKNHNNARILDISTKKLKDYLDIYDVLVITGFQGITEDEHLTTLGRGGSDTSAVALAAKLRCDCEIYSDVAGVYTCDPKLYPETKKLKYVTYDDMLEMAATGAKVLHSRSVEIAKKYNVRVYCGSSFNDEEGTWVVDRIPEWLEEPLVTGVSLDKNQVKVSIMDLPNDAKVVTDIFKRVAEKGINVDMISLVKNGTSTHVSFTVVPERLDKIEELLNETLADYGAKYHFYGKFSKITVVGTGMRSHYGVASKLLEVLSEHGIEPELITTSEIKISVLVPENVAEELVKSICKAFDL; this comes from the coding sequence ATGAAAAGACAGCTAATAAGACACAAATTTTGGAAAGTCTCAGAGAAATTAACAAGTAAGATATTCAAAGAGCAGGTGGGTGAGGAAAAATTGGCGAAGGACATTATTCAAAATAGAATAGTTGTTCAAAAGTATGGAGGCTCATCGGTAGCTGACCCGGACAGAATCAGAAACGTTGCACGCAGAATAGCAAAGAAAGTCCAAGAAGGTTACAAAGTGGTGACCGTTGTCTCTGCAATGGGTAAGACAACTGACAGTTTAATTTCACTTGCCAAGAGCGTGTCAAGTAAACCTGATGAACGAGAGTTAGATATGTTACTGACAACAGGCGAACAAGCTTCTTGTGCTCTTGTTGCAATGGCATTAAAAGATTTAGGAGTAAATGCTATTTCGCTAAATGCATTCCAGGTAAAGATTTTGACAACGAAAAACCACAACAATGCTAGAATATTAGACATTAGCACGAAAAAGTTGAAAGATTATCTAGATATTTACGACGTGCTTGTGATAACCGGTTTCCAGGGAATTACCGAAGACGAGCATCTTACAACACTTGGTAGAGGTGGTTCCGATACCTCGGCGGTAGCTTTGGCTGCCAAATTAAGGTGCGATTGTGAGATTTACAGTGATGTTGCAGGTGTTTATACGTGTGACCCAAAGCTTTATCCTGAGACAAAGAAACTCAAGTATGTTACGTACGATGATATGCTTGAGATGGCAGCAACGGGTGCAAAAGTACTACATTCACGTTCAGTTGAAATAGCCAAGAAATACAACGTGCGAGTGTACTGTGGTTCATCATTTAACGATGAGGAGGGAACTTGGGTGGTTGACAGAATACCTGAATGGCTTGAAGAGCCACTTGTTACAGGGGTTAGTTTGGACAAAAATCAGGTAAAGGTTTCTATAATGGACTTGCCAAATGATGCAAAAGTGGTAACGGATATCTTTAAGAGAGTTGCAGAGAAAGGGATAAACGTCGACATGATATCTCTTGTAAAGAACGGTACATCAACACATGTGTCGTTCACGGTCGTTCCTGAAAGGCTTGACAAAATAGAAGAACTGCTTAACGAAACACTTGCCGATTACGGCGCCAAATACCACTTCTATGGGAAATTTTCAAAAATTACGGTTGTTGGAACGGGTATGAGGTCTCATTACGGCGTTGCTTCGAAGCTTTTGGAAGTGCTTTCCGAACATGGTATTGAACCGGAGCTAATAACAACATCGGAAATCAAAATCTCCGTTTTGGTTCCAGAAAATGTGGCAGAAGAATTGGTGAAAAGTATTTGCAAGGCTTTTGATTTGTAA